One region of Glutamicibacter sp. B1 genomic DNA includes:
- a CDS encoding ABC transporter permease: MGTIAWAGRKIGGALVVLWLVATAIFIAIRLIPGDPAEAIMGGPGSQASAEALAAARAEYALDQPVFTQYLLYLGKLVTLDFGTSYSLKEPVTKVMGEVLPNTLWLSLLALALAWLLALCFAAAASNAGRFGSWLGNLLEIIAAAVPHFWLGAVLIMLFSSALGWFPAVDNGSAQGLVLPVLTLALPLAGFLTQLMRDSLSEALGSQFALAARARGESRLTLFWRHGLRHAALPALNLTGWAFSSLLSGAVVVEAIFARPGLGRSLLSAVLARDIPMVTGIALFSALVYIVVMALAEGLERIINPAGEQR; this comes from the coding sequence ATGGGCACAATTGCTTGGGCTGGGCGCAAGATCGGCGGAGCACTGGTGGTGTTGTGGTTGGTGGCTACCGCCATCTTCATCGCCATCCGGTTGATCCCCGGTGACCCAGCCGAAGCAATTATGGGCGGCCCGGGCTCTCAGGCTTCGGCCGAAGCCTTGGCCGCCGCCCGCGCAGAATACGCTTTGGATCAGCCGGTCTTCACCCAGTACCTGCTGTACCTTGGCAAACTGGTCACCCTGGACTTTGGCACTTCCTATTCGCTGAAAGAACCGGTCACCAAAGTCATGGGTGAGGTATTGCCCAACACCCTGTGGCTCTCACTGCTCGCCCTGGCTCTGGCGTGGCTGTTGGCCCTCTGCTTCGCAGCTGCGGCAAGTAATGCAGGTCGTTTTGGTAGCTGGTTGGGCAACCTCTTGGAAATCATCGCTGCCGCGGTCCCCCATTTCTGGCTCGGCGCGGTATTGATCATGCTTTTCTCCTCGGCCTTGGGCTGGTTCCCTGCGGTTGATAATGGTTCAGCACAAGGTCTGGTGCTTCCGGTGCTGACCTTGGCATTGCCACTTGCTGGTTTCCTCACCCAGTTGATGCGTGACTCGTTGAGTGAAGCGTTGGGCAGCCAGTTTGCCTTGGCGGCCCGAGCACGTGGTGAAAGCCGACTCACCCTCTTTTGGCGTCATGGTCTACGCCATGCTGCCTTGCCTGCGCTCAACCTGACCGGATGGGCGTTTTCTTCCCTGTTGTCCGGTGCCGTGGTGGTTGAAGCAATTTTCGCTCGCCCAGGTCTGGGACGCTCGCTACTCTCAGCCGTATTGGCCAGGGATATTCCGATGGTGACCGGTATCGCCCTGTTCTCCGCGCTGGTGTACATTGTCGTGATGGCCCTGGCCGAAGGTCTTGAACGAATCATTAACCCGGCAGGTGAGCAACGATGA
- a CDS encoding M20 metallopeptidase family protein — protein sequence MEYLREATEIETEIVALRHELHRHPEVGLHLPGTQQRLLAELTKLPLEITLGNTSSAITAVLRGGAAPEGDVPAVLLRGDMDGLPVAEETGLGFASENPQAMHACGHDAHMAMVLGAARLLSARREHLSGDVVFMFQPGEEGSDGARHMIDEGVLDAAGPRVSAAYALHVFSARIPQGHFVVRKGPIMSASDTVIFTVKGRGGHGSAPQRAVDPVPAAATMVLALQSMVTRRFDSFDPVVLSVGMIRGGDIENVIPDSVEIRATVRTFSAHNRELMHTAIPEVLHGVAAAHGVTVDLDYNLLYPVTMNDPAEAEFAATTAGELFGQDRVVDAEHPLSASEDFSKVLEQVPGVFIPLGATPRGADVDQLPDNHSPQATFADDILKDGAALLATLAHRKFAGLASARITQEEATR from the coding sequence ATGGAATACCTCAGGGAAGCAACGGAGATCGAGACGGAGATCGTGGCGCTACGCCACGAACTGCACCGCCATCCGGAGGTTGGATTGCACCTTCCCGGTACTCAGCAGCGCCTGCTGGCGGAGCTGACCAAGCTGCCGCTGGAAATCACGCTGGGCAACACTTCCTCTGCGATCACCGCCGTGCTGCGCGGCGGGGCAGCACCCGAGGGCGATGTCCCGGCGGTGCTGCTACGCGGGGATATGGATGGTCTGCCGGTGGCCGAGGAAACTGGTCTTGGGTTCGCATCGGAGAATCCGCAGGCCATGCATGCCTGTGGCCACGATGCTCACATGGCCATGGTGCTGGGTGCCGCCCGGTTGCTGAGCGCCCGGCGCGAGCATCTGTCCGGGGATGTGGTCTTTATGTTCCAGCCCGGTGAGGAGGGCAGCGACGGCGCACGCCACATGATCGATGAAGGCGTGCTCGACGCAGCAGGACCACGGGTCTCCGCGGCCTACGCGCTGCATGTTTTCTCCGCCCGCATCCCGCAGGGGCACTTCGTGGTGCGCAAAGGGCCGATCATGAGTGCCTCAGACACCGTGATCTTCACCGTCAAGGGCCGTGGCGGCCACGGCTCGGCCCCGCAACGCGCTGTGGACCCGGTGCCTGCCGCGGCGACCATGGTCCTGGCGCTACAGAGCATGGTTACCAGGCGCTTCGACTCCTTCGATCCGGTGGTGCTGTCTGTCGGCATGATCCGCGGCGGAGACATCGAGAACGTAATCCCCGACTCCGTGGAAATCCGCGCTACCGTGCGCACCTTCAGTGCGCACAACCGCGAGCTGATGCACACCGCCATCCCGGAAGTGCTGCACGGGGTGGCTGCCGCGCATGGAGTCACGGTCGATCTCGACTACAACCTGCTCTATCCGGTCACCATGAACGATCCAGCTGAAGCCGAATTCGCCGCGACGACCGCCGGTGAACTGTTCGGCCAGGACCGGGTGGTCGACGCCGAGCACCCGCTCAGCGCCTCGGAAGACTTTTCCAAGGTCCTGGAGCAGGTGCCGGGGGTCTTCATTCCGCTGGGTGCGACCCCGCGGGGCGCCGACGTGGACCAGCTGCCGGACAATCATTCTCCGCAGGCAACCTTTGCGGACGACATACTCAAGGACGGGGCCGCCCTGCTGGCGACCCTAGCACATCGCAAGTTCGCCGGGTTAGCCTCGGCGCGCATCACTCAGGAAGAAGCCACCAGATGA
- a CDS encoding ABC transporter substrate-binding protein, producing the protein MQRTSRTSRILAGTFALPLIGALLAGCSSTGTSDSTAQSKAPVTGGTMVYASGDAEPTCLDPHVGGNYPQALVASQYLESLFTKNDKGEIIPWLAESSEVSEDGLTRTITLRDGIKFTDGTKLTAEAIKANIEHLKDPNTASSTGYLAVGKVVSVEAKDELTAVLKLSAPDNALLESLSMPWTAIESPKALERDQSANCASPVGTGPFKVKSWEHQKAVNLVRNDDYVLPVADTKRTGNTAYLDGITWRFIPEAATRYAALQSGEVDVIDNAQPDTISTAADSGLGHLDAPRPGSSNRIELNSSKAPFDDQRVREAFIRAVDANTGVSSLFFGTAQRSNSLLSSVEPLAYSEESLFTTDTAKANTLLDEAGWSERDEQGFRVKDGKRLSLRFPVSTNQSVPAEQSLFEQFQAQAKAVGFEVKIDLLDLSSWYGALAEHEYNLVSAPYTKVGPSVLRVLYHSDSTVPAPSGYFANNAQVKNEKLDKLLVEAEETNDDAQRASLYEQAQKIVMEGYYVLPLYDQQNHFLYGKNVHGIGATTAVSSPIYFDTFLDQ; encoded by the coding sequence ATGCAACGCACTTCGCGCACTTCGCGCATCCTGGCCGGCACTTTCGCCCTGCCACTAATCGGCGCTCTTCTAGCTGGTTGCTCCTCAACCGGCACTTCCGATTCCACGGCACAAAGCAAAGCACCGGTCACCGGCGGCACCATGGTCTACGCCTCGGGCGATGCAGAACCAACCTGCCTTGACCCACATGTTGGCGGAAATTACCCACAGGCCCTAGTTGCCAGCCAATATCTGGAGTCCCTTTTCACCAAGAATGACAAGGGCGAGATCATTCCTTGGCTGGCCGAGAGCTCCGAGGTCTCCGAGGACGGGCTGACCCGCACCATCACCCTGCGTGATGGCATCAAGTTCACCGATGGCACCAAGCTCACCGCCGAAGCCATCAAGGCAAATATCGAGCACCTCAAGGACCCCAACACCGCGTCCTCCACCGGCTACCTCGCCGTGGGCAAGGTCGTCAGTGTTGAGGCCAAGGACGAACTCACTGCGGTGCTCAAGCTTTCCGCTCCTGATAACGCACTGCTTGAATCCCTGTCGATGCCATGGACCGCCATCGAATCTCCTAAAGCCCTGGAACGCGATCAGAGCGCCAACTGTGCTTCCCCGGTAGGCACCGGGCCGTTCAAGGTTAAGTCTTGGGAACACCAGAAGGCCGTCAACCTGGTGCGCAACGATGACTACGTGCTGCCAGTAGCCGACACCAAGCGCACCGGCAACACCGCCTACCTCGATGGCATTACCTGGCGCTTCATCCCAGAAGCCGCCACTCGCTATGCAGCCCTGCAGTCCGGCGAAGTTGACGTCATCGATAATGCCCAGCCCGACACCATCTCCACAGCCGCAGACTCCGGGCTGGGCCACCTTGATGCCCCACGCCCAGGATCGTCTAACCGCATTGAGCTCAACAGCTCCAAGGCACCATTTGATGATCAGCGCGTACGTGAAGCCTTCATTCGTGCGGTGGACGCCAACACCGGTGTCTCCTCACTGTTCTTCGGCACCGCCCAGCGCAGTAACTCACTCTTGTCCTCCGTAGAGCCACTGGCTTACTCGGAGGAATCACTGTTCACCACCGATACCGCCAAGGCCAACACCCTGCTTGATGAGGCTGGCTGGAGCGAACGCGACGAGCAGGGCTTCCGCGTGAAGGACGGCAAGCGCCTGAGCTTGCGCTTCCCGGTCTCCACCAACCAGTCGGTCCCAGCCGAGCAGTCCCTCTTTGAACAGTTCCAGGCTCAGGCCAAGGCCGTAGGTTTCGAAGTGAAAATTGACCTGCTGGATCTTTCCAGCTGGTACGGTGCGCTGGCCGAGCATGAGTACAATCTGGTCTCCGCGCCCTACACCAAGGTCGGCCCATCGGTACTGCGCGTGCTCTACCACTCCGACTCCACAGTTCCAGCACCTTCGGGCTACTTCGCCAATAACGCTCAGGTGAAGAACGAGAAGCTCGATAAGCTGCTGGTCGAAGCCGAAGAAACCAATGATGATGCGCAGCGTGCCTCACTCTACGAGCAGGCACAGAAGATCGTGATGGAAGGCTACTACGTGTTGCCACTGTACGATCAGCAGAACCATTTCCTCTACGGCAAGAATGTCCACGGCATTGGTGCCACCACCGCGGTGTCCTCCCCGATCTACTTCGACACCTTCCTAGATCAGTAA
- a CDS encoding helix-turn-helix transcriptional regulator: MTQDDVASVLGVTRQRVSRMEQYDSNPRLETIRRYANAVGARIESQVSIDDGHENQRDAKMAG; encoded by the coding sequence ATGACGCAGGATGATGTGGCTTCAGTACTTGGGGTGACCCGCCAACGCGTATCAAGAATGGAACAATACGATTCCAACCCGCGTCTAGAAACCATCAGACGGTATGCCAATGCAGTTGGTGCACGAATCGAATCGCAAGTCAGCATCGACGATGGGCACGAAAATCAGAGAGATGCCAAGATGGCAGGCTGA
- a CDS encoding MFS transporter: MSTSSTPAVGGQTVGRDRRTTRKNLLGIGMGNLLEWYDWNVYASFAVYIAAHGFNNEDKTSALLAALGVFAVGFIARPFGGFVFGWIGDRKGRKFSMTLAILLASLGSAAIALMPNYQSVGIWSSIMLLVARLVQGLAHGGELPSSQVFLSEVAPSKRRGLWSSWIYVSGTAGILVGVLMAAVLNMTLSAQQLDAFGWRIPFALGALAGLYTLYLRRSMEEPEAFKQVAEQKPEQRRGIVAQVWEHRRSALQVIGMTVGVTVAYYAWAINAPTFANTQLGMDRGLTLWAGVIGNIVLIAALPLWGMLSDRLGRKPVMIISAAGTLVLYYPIIWWQHNDFLVLVLSVSIMSAMLAGALAIMPALFSELFPPQVRTSGIGFPYAFAVAAFGGTAPYVQTLASSASFNFFPVYTMALLVLSILTVLSLPETKGKDLNAMAG, translated from the coding sequence ATGAGTACCTCTTCAACCCCGGCTGTGGGCGGGCAGACCGTCGGACGCGACCGCCGCACCACGCGCAAGAACCTGCTTGGCATCGGCATGGGCAACCTGCTGGAGTGGTATGACTGGAATGTCTATGCCTCTTTCGCCGTCTATATCGCCGCACACGGCTTCAACAACGAAGACAAGACCTCGGCGCTGCTCGCGGCGTTGGGTGTCTTCGCGGTGGGCTTCATTGCCCGTCCCTTCGGTGGCTTCGTCTTCGGCTGGATCGGTGACCGCAAGGGCCGCAAATTTTCCATGACCCTGGCGATCCTGCTCGCCTCGCTGGGCAGCGCGGCCATCGCGCTGATGCCCAACTACCAAAGCGTGGGGATCTGGTCCTCGATAATGCTGCTGGTCGCTCGTCTGGTTCAGGGCCTGGCCCATGGCGGAGAGCTGCCCTCCTCTCAGGTCTTCCTCTCCGAGGTGGCTCCGAGCAAGCGCCGCGGTCTGTGGTCCAGCTGGATCTACGTCTCCGGTACCGCGGGCATCCTCGTTGGAGTATTGATGGCAGCGGTGCTGAACATGACGCTGTCCGCACAACAGCTTGATGCTTTCGGCTGGCGCATCCCGTTCGCGCTGGGCGCGCTCGCCGGGCTGTACACCCTGTACCTGCGCCGCAGCATGGAAGAGCCCGAGGCTTTCAAACAGGTGGCCGAGCAGAAGCCTGAACAGCGCCGGGGCATCGTCGCCCAGGTGTGGGAACACCGCCGATCCGCGCTTCAGGTCATCGGCATGACCGTGGGTGTGACCGTTGCCTACTACGCGTGGGCCATCAACGCCCCGACCTTCGCCAACACCCAGCTGGGCATGGACCGCGGTCTAACCCTCTGGGCAGGGGTGATCGGCAACATCGTGCTGATTGCCGCGTTGCCGCTGTGGGGCATGCTCTCCGATCGACTGGGCCGCAAGCCGGTGATGATCATCAGCGCTGCCGGAACGTTGGTGCTGTACTATCCGATCATCTGGTGGCAGCATAACGACTTCCTGGTGCTGGTGCTTAGCGTATCGATTATGTCGGCGATGCTGGCCGGCGCGTTGGCTATCATGCCCGCGCTGTTCTCCGAACTGTTCCCGCCGCAGGTGCGCACCTCCGGCATCGGGTTCCCCTACGCTTTCGCCGTGGCGGCGTTCGGCGGAACCGCGCCGTACGTGCAGACGCTTGCGTCTTCCGCCTCGTTCAATTTCTTCCCGGTCTATACCATGGCGCTGCTGGTGCTCTCCATTCTGACGGTGCTGAGCCTGCCCGAAACCAAGGGCAAGGACCTGAACGCGATGGCCGGATAG
- a CDS encoding M23 family metallopeptidase, translating into MNPAIVLQYPFTGRWLVQNSPANRVPSHGTNLFASSLAIDFVPVYEHGRTAPVAIGTWLGMEDSACFPGFGTPILAPCVGTVIAADDSMPDHKAHRGLASVSYALTQRQRLAQGWQGLAGNHVMIQANGAIIVLCHLQQGSITVEFGDAVAPGQVLGRCGNSGNSTEPHVHVQGIDRLPVQSAKAVPLLFAGKLPRNGQILQIPGTGV; encoded by the coding sequence ATGAACCCCGCAATAGTGTTGCAGTATCCATTCACCGGCCGTTGGCTCGTGCAAAACAGTCCTGCAAATCGAGTACCCAGCCACGGGACTAACCTATTTGCCTCGTCCTTAGCCATTGATTTTGTCCCGGTCTATGAGCATGGACGAACCGCTCCGGTGGCCATCGGGACCTGGCTGGGCATGGAGGATTCAGCATGCTTTCCCGGTTTCGGGACGCCCATTCTGGCGCCGTGCGTCGGGACAGTTATTGCCGCGGACGATTCGATGCCGGACCATAAAGCCCATCGCGGACTTGCCTCGGTTAGCTACGCGCTGACCCAACGCCAGCGGCTCGCCCAGGGATGGCAGGGGCTCGCCGGGAACCATGTGATGATTCAAGCCAATGGTGCGATCATCGTGCTGTGCCACCTACAACAGGGCAGCATTACAGTCGAGTTCGGGGACGCGGTTGCCCCAGGCCAGGTTCTGGGACGTTGCGGTAATTCCGGGAACAGCACCGAACCGCATGTGCATGTGCAAGGAATTGACCGCCTTCCGGTGCAATCAGCCAAGGCGGTGCCCCTGCTATTCGCCGGCAAGCTACCGCGCAACGGGCAGATTCTCCAGATACCCGGTACCGGTGTCTAG
- a CDS encoding ABC transporter permease has translation MSRCAKIFSAIVILLWLVMALVPWLLAPSDPLAINPTQAFQKPGFAHFFGTDESGRDIYTRVIHGAGDSLAIGLAATALGMGLAIVLGTVAALSPRWLDEVILRVLEALYAIPSLLMALLIIAFTGPGVGPAIVAVGLSTAPGYARLVRSQIRSLKNSEMLEATTVLGRSSWLKVRNHLIPNALKPLMALVTLGIGQAVIWAAALSFLGLGTAPPAPEWGAMLSAGRVYLHLAWWMSLFPGLAIVAVAVSATVIGRALGGKVKSL, from the coding sequence ATGAGCCGGTGCGCAAAGATCTTCTCGGCCATCGTCATTCTGCTGTGGTTGGTCATGGCCCTAGTCCCCTGGCTTCTCGCACCGAGTGATCCCCTGGCGATCAACCCGACGCAGGCCTTCCAGAAGCCGGGCTTTGCGCACTTCTTCGGCACCGATGAGTCCGGACGCGATATCTACACCCGCGTCATTCACGGTGCTGGTGATTCTTTGGCCATCGGTTTAGCTGCTACCGCGTTGGGCATGGGACTGGCCATCGTTTTGGGCACCGTGGCCGCCTTGTCCCCACGCTGGCTCGATGAAGTAATTCTGCGAGTGCTCGAAGCGCTCTACGCGATCCCCTCGTTGCTCATGGCGTTGCTGATCATCGCTTTCACCGGTCCAGGTGTTGGCCCGGCCATCGTAGCTGTTGGCCTGTCCACGGCTCCGGGGTACGCGCGCTTGGTCCGCAGCCAAATCCGTAGCCTGAAGAATTCGGAAATGCTTGAGGCCACTACGGTGCTAGGCCGTAGCAGCTGGCTCAAGGTCCGCAACCACCTGATTCCCAATGCGCTCAAACCGCTGATGGCCCTAGTGACTTTGGGCATCGGTCAAGCCGTGATTTGGGCAGCCGCCCTGTCCTTCCTGGGCCTGGGCACCGCCCCGCCAGCTCCAGAATGGGGAGCCATGCTCTCCGCCGGCCGAGTCTACCTCCACCTGGCCTGGTGGATGAGCCTCTTCCCCGGCCTAGCCATCGTCGCGGTAGCCGTCTCGGCCACTGTCATCGGCCGAGCCCTGGGCGGAAAGGTGAAGTCATTATGA
- a CDS encoding Lrp/AsnC family transcriptional regulator has product MSGIVAENIKNKSHSCMQLKALKMTLAEDRELIQALQIAPRASWRALGGALHRSPAALAQRWEEMSEQGLAWCTAVPFGSSGAGVTAFIAQLAEPGAQQALLKRLTQIPEVVSIEVPARHWDSILTVLAPDIEDLMQHIQPRIAALEGLARQETILCTRTHFAGHEWRLNVLNDATVRALRPYERSSEAEGPGMRQGDEQLLPLLVRDGRASVSDIAEELNLHPSTVSRRLNRILSDPRVSLRCDVAPSLVGQPISCQWFCWLPPTLHDAAARALRGFPDLRYCASTTGATNFTFVLWVQSPQEIFEIERQVVERIEGLSLSESSVTFRFVKRMGWQLDELGRRTGAPVFPAFPL; this is encoded by the coding sequence ATGTCCGGTATCGTTGCAGAAAATATCAAAAACAAGTCGCATTCATGCATGCAATTAAAGGCCCTGAAAATGACCCTCGCCGAAGACCGCGAACTGATCCAGGCTCTGCAAATCGCCCCGCGCGCGTCCTGGCGTGCTCTGGGTGGCGCGCTTCACCGGTCCCCCGCGGCCCTGGCCCAGCGCTGGGAGGAAATGTCCGAACAGGGACTGGCCTGGTGCACCGCGGTTCCGTTCGGATCTAGCGGCGCCGGGGTGACTGCCTTCATTGCGCAACTAGCCGAACCCGGGGCACAGCAGGCGCTGTTGAAACGACTCACACAAATTCCCGAGGTCGTATCGATCGAGGTCCCGGCCCGTCATTGGGACAGCATCCTCACGGTGCTTGCGCCCGATATCGAGGATCTTATGCAGCACATCCAGCCGCGCATCGCCGCGCTGGAAGGGCTCGCCCGCCAGGAAACCATCCTGTGCACCCGCACGCACTTCGCTGGCCATGAATGGCGGCTCAACGTCCTCAATGACGCGACTGTCCGGGCGCTGCGGCCTTATGAACGGTCCTCCGAGGCGGAAGGCCCGGGAATGCGCCAGGGGGATGAACAGTTGCTGCCGCTACTTGTGCGCGATGGACGGGCCAGCGTCAGCGACATTGCAGAGGAACTAAATTTGCACCCGAGCACGGTGTCCCGGAGGCTGAACCGGATCCTGTCCGATCCGCGGGTGTCGCTACGTTGCGACGTGGCCCCGTCGCTGGTCGGGCAGCCAATCAGTTGCCAATGGTTCTGCTGGCTGCCGCCCACGCTGCATGATGCCGCAGCCCGGGCGCTACGTGGCTTTCCGGATCTGCGATACTGCGCATCGACCACCGGGGCTACCAACTTCACGTTCGTGCTGTGGGTGCAGTCACCGCAGGAGATCTTCGAGATCGAACGGCAGGTCGTCGAGCGCATCGAGGGGCTGTCCCTCTCAGAGAGCTCGGTGACCTTCCGGTTTGTCAAGCGCATGGGCTGGCAGCTGGACGAGTTGGGCCGGCGCACCGGGGCACCGGTCTTCCCGGCTTTTCCGCTCTGA
- a CDS encoding NAD(P)-dependent oxidoreductase gives MKIAVYGATGMVGTEVVAEAISRGHEVTAVTRSGTEVAGTTAVAAELNDAATYRDLGKNNDVIVISVPPSRTGGDHQEYLDAFEEITETLTPARLIVVGGAGATEVNGVRLVDSPDFPEAYKAEALTAAAVYDMFTSVSGITWTVVAPAPVIAPGRRTGSYTQGTDSPAGDFVSSQDFAVAILDEIETPAHENRRLTVASEK, from the coding sequence ATGAAGATCGCAGTTTACGGAGCCACCGGCATGGTCGGCACAGAAGTCGTTGCCGAAGCTATCTCCCGTGGCCACGAAGTCACCGCTGTCACCCGTTCAGGTACCGAAGTTGCTGGAACTACTGCCGTAGCAGCCGAGCTCAACGATGCTGCCACCTACCGCGACTTGGGTAAGAACAACGACGTCATCGTCATCTCCGTGCCACCTTCGCGCACTGGTGGCGACCACCAGGAATACCTGGATGCCTTCGAGGAAATCACCGAAACCCTCACCCCAGCACGCCTGATTGTGGTTGGCGGCGCCGGCGCTACCGAAGTCAACGGTGTTCGTTTGGTCGACAGCCCAGATTTCCCAGAAGCCTACAAAGCCGAGGCCCTGACCGCTGCCGCAGTCTATGACATGTTCACCTCGGTCTCCGGAATCACCTGGACCGTTGTTGCACCAGCACCAGTCATCGCTCCAGGCCGCCGCACCGGCAGCTACACCCAGGGCACCGATTCTCCTGCCGGCGACTTCGTTTCGAGCCAGGACTTCGCCGTGGCGATCCTTGATGAAATCGAAACCCCAGCTCACGAAAACCGTCGCCTGACCGTAGCTAGCGAAAAGTAG
- a CDS encoding ABC transporter ATP-binding protein — protein MSEQTLITLEDLSVSFDGAPAVKNISLTVSAGQVLALVGESGSGKSVTARSLLGLSGGQVSASELTICGRDARNLADSDWQKIRGNTISMILQDALMALDPLRPVGREIGDGLKEHSSLSKAQRVQRVHEVLASVNMPDPELRARQRSTELSGGMRQRALIAQALAGNPQVVIADEATTALDSQLTALVLAQLRALKEQGRGVLMISHDLAQVAHLADEIAVMRHGEIVESGPTAQVLNHPKHEYTRQLLQAVPSGVPRFAPLSITGAPRPSVPERQTPTGPLALSATNLSKSFGKHVAVEQVSFDLPQGKTLGLVGESGSGKTTTARMVLGLQKPDSGTVNLLGERFAPLHEPQRKQLRVHMGAIYQNPLGSFDPRYSVGQLLTDALSRGKSKRAAEYRVRVAELLEQVELSPGLLERNPRELSGGQRQRLAIARALAPKPSVLVLDEPVSALDVSIQATILDLLDQIQLETGTSYLFISHDLSVIEHMSDHVAVMHQGRIIEQGATASIFGSPQEQYTKKLLAAMPRLR, from the coding sequence ATGAGTGAGCAGACGCTGATTACGCTCGAAGATCTGTCGGTCAGTTTCGACGGAGCACCCGCGGTGAAAAACATTTCCTTGACCGTAAGTGCTGGCCAGGTGCTGGCGCTGGTCGGAGAATCAGGCTCCGGTAAGTCTGTCACCGCACGTAGCCTGCTTGGACTTTCCGGCGGACAGGTCAGTGCCAGCGAACTCACCATTTGCGGCCGCGATGCACGGAACCTGGCCGATTCGGACTGGCAGAAGATTCGAGGCAACACGATCTCGATGATCTTGCAAGATGCGCTGATGGCCTTGGACCCGCTACGCCCAGTGGGCCGAGAAATTGGCGATGGGCTCAAGGAACATAGTTCACTCTCCAAAGCACAACGAGTACAGCGGGTGCACGAAGTCTTGGCCTCGGTGAACATGCCCGACCCCGAGCTGCGTGCCAGGCAACGCTCCACCGAGCTTTCTGGAGGAATGCGCCAGCGCGCACTCATCGCTCAAGCGCTGGCCGGAAACCCTCAGGTAGTGATCGCCGATGAAGCGACCACTGCCTTAGATTCACAGCTCACCGCGCTAGTACTCGCACAATTACGCGCTCTCAAGGAGCAGGGTCGTGGGGTGCTCATGATCAGCCACGACCTTGCCCAGGTAGCCCACTTGGCCGATGAGATTGCGGTGATGCGTCACGGTGAAATTGTTGAGTCCGGACCCACTGCCCAGGTCTTGAACCATCCGAAGCACGAGTACACCCGTCAGCTCTTGCAGGCTGTACCTTCCGGGGTTCCCCGCTTCGCTCCACTGTCGATCACCGGTGCACCAAGACCGTCAGTGCCCGAGCGGCAAACCCCAACCGGGCCGTTGGCGTTAAGCGCTACCAACCTTTCGAAAAGCTTTGGCAAGCACGTCGCTGTTGAGCAGGTGAGCTTCGACTTGCCGCAGGGCAAAACCCTGGGTCTGGTCGGTGAATCAGGGTCCGGGAAAACTACGACCGCGCGCATGGTGTTGGGTTTGCAGAAACCAGATTCTGGAACAGTGAACCTGCTCGGCGAGCGCTTCGCCCCGCTCCATGAGCCCCAACGCAAACAGCTACGTGTACACATGGGTGCGATCTATCAGAACCCGCTCGGCTCCTTTGATCCACGGTATTCGGTCGGCCAGTTGTTGACCGATGCGCTGAGCCGGGGAAAGTCCAAGCGCGCAGCCGAGTACCGGGTTCGGGTGGCTGAGCTGCTGGAACAGGTTGAATTATCCCCTGGATTGCTAGAGCGCAATCCCCGAGAGCTTTCCGGTGGTCAGCGGCAACGCTTAGCCATCGCGCGGGCTTTGGCACCCAAGCCTTCGGTGCTGGTTTTGGATGAGCCTGTTTCGGCGTTGGATGTCTCGATTCAGGCGACGATTTTGGATCTGTTGGATCAGATTCAGTTGGAGACTGGAACCAGTTATCTGTTCATCAGTCATGATCTCTCGGTGATTGAACATATGAGCGATCACGTCGCGGTCATGCACCAGGGCAGGATCATCGAACAGGGTGCCACAGCGAGTATTTTTGGTTCACCGCAAGAGCAGTACACAAAGAAGCTGCTGGCGGCGATGCCGAGACTGCGCTGA